A stretch of Salvelinus alpinus chromosome 4, SLU_Salpinus.1, whole genome shotgun sequence DNA encodes these proteins:
- the LOC139574000 gene encoding transforming growth factor beta-2 proprotein-like, translating into MNYCVLSLLLTLDLATVAVSLSTCSTLDMDQFMKKRIEAIRGQILSKLKLTSPPETYPKPEEVSRDIIAIYNSTRDLLQEKANERAATCERQRSEEEYYAKEVHKIDMQPPYPSENVISPMHYNPYYRRLTFDVTSMEKNASNLVKAELRVFRLQNTKARVSEQRIELYQILSHKDLASPTQRYIDSKVVRTRMEGEWLSFDVTEAVSEWLLHRDRNSGFKISLHCPCCTFVPSNNYIIPNKSEELETRFAGIDDSFHHSGDLKVYRKRRHSAQAPHLLMMLLPSYRLESQHKSHRSKRALDAAFCSRNVQDNCCLRSLYIDFKKDLGWRWIHEPKGYNANFCAGACPYLWSADTQHSKVLGLYNTINPEASASPCCVSQDLEPLTILYYIGKTPKIEQLSNMIVKSCKCS; encoded by the exons ATGAACTACTGCGTTTTAAGTCTTCTCCTGACCTTGGATTTAGCCACTGTGGCCGTCAGTTTGTCTACATGCAGTACGCTGGACATGGATCAGTTTATGAAAAAGCGCATAGAAGCCATCCGGGGACAGATACTGAGCAAGCTGAAGCTCACGAGCCCCCCGGAGACATACCCCAAGCCAGAGGAGGTGTCGCGGGATATCATCGCCATCTATAACAGCACGAGGGACCTGTTGCAGGAGAAAGCCAACGAACGGGCAGCAACGTGTGAGCGCCAACGAAGCGAGGAGGAGTACTATGCAAAAGAGGTTCACAAAATCGACATGCAACCCCCCTACCCCTCtgaga ATGTCATCTCTCCCATGCACTACAACCCGTACTACAGACGGCTCACCTTCGACGTGACCTCCATGGAGAAGAATGCCTCAAACCTGGTCAAGGCTGAGCTACGCGTCTTCCGTCTCCAGAACACCAAGGCCCGCGTGTCTGAACAGAGGATTGAGCTGTACCAG ATTTTAAGTCACAAGGACCTGGCTTCCCCGACGCAGCGCTACATCGACAGCAAGGTGGTACGCACGCGCATGGAGGGGGAGTGGCTGTCTTTTGACGTGACAGAGGCAGTCAGTGAATGGTTGCTTCACAGAG ACAGAAACAGTGGATTCAAGATCAGCTTGCACTGTCCGTGCTGCACGTTTGTGCCCTCAAACAACTACATCATCCCCAATAAGAGTGAGGAGCTGGAAACCCGCTTTGCAG GTATAGATGACAGCTTCCACCACAGCGGAGACCTGAAGGTGTATAGGAAGCGGCGCCACAGCGCCCAGGCTCCACACCTGCTCATGATGCTGCTGCCCTCCTACCGCCTGGAGTCCCAGCACAAGAGCCACCGCTCCAAACGAGCCCTGGACGCTGCCTTCTGCTCCAG AAACGTCCAGGATAACTGCTGCTTGCGGTCGCTCTACATCGACTTCAAGAAGGATCTAGGCTGGAGGTGGATCCACGAGCCCAAGGGTTACAACGCTAACTTCTGCGCCGGTGCCTGTCCCTATCTATGGAGCGCTGACACCCAGCATTCCAAG GTGCTAGGTCTGTACAACACCATCAACCCGGAGGCGTCAGCTTCGCCCTGCTGTGTGTCTCAGGATCTTGAACCTCTCACCATCCTCTACTACATCGGCAAGACCCCCAAGATAGAGCAGCTCTCCAACATGATCGTCAAGTCCTGCAAGTGCAGCTAG